The Desulfovibrio aminophilus genome contains the following window.
GGGATTATCGACTTGAAGAGGGCATCCTCGTCATCAGCCACACCGGCGTCGAGGACATCATCGTGCTTCTTGATACGTCAACTGGAAGCATCTTCGAAGCCGGGGCGGATACTCGGAGAAAGGTGGCCTCATCTTTCAACGAGTGGATCGCTGAGCTCGAGACCAGGTGATTCTCCTCTGCGTTCGATTTGATAGCGCTCAAGTATATCTACCTTCCCAATGGAATCCATGTGCCTGTCTTTTTCCGCTTGAGGCGAAGTCCATGGTATTGTTCAATTCTATGGTTCTTGGCTGACGCCACTGCGGGTATCCTCTTGAAATCGTAGACTCGTGAGGTGATTATGCCTTCCCTTGGTTAATTTTTGGTGAGCGTCTGTGTTTGAACCTCCTCCCTCATTGAGGCACTGGAGGTGTGAATGGTGCAGGCGCTTGACGACGTTATTTCCGGACCGCGGCAAGGTAAAGCGAAATATCAGGACAATGCCGATGATGGCGGCCTGGGCAGGTTAAATCTATGTTGATGTATGCTCACAATCCAGCATTCAATAATAAAAAATGATAGTATTGTTGTTTCAACCAGCTATCGCATCATGAGTAATGTCGGCTGCGTACTAGTCACAGAAATATATTACGGAATACTCGTAAAAAATGTAGATGTTACATTGGGTATACGATTTATACTATCAAGATTATTCAATCTTTACAGCTTTGACTCATTATTTGTGTGTTTTTTGATTTGCCAGTAGGTTATTCCGAATTTTGGAATTATTTACAATTATTCTCCACCCCATGCGAAACACACTTCATGGGGTGGAGACTCTCCCCTATCCCCGGTCCTATTGGGTCGTCCCTGGCAAATTCCTCGCCGGCTGTTATCCAGGAAGCCTTGATCCAGCCGAGGCCGAGCTGAAGATAGCCCGGCTCGTGGCCTGCGGAATCAGCTCCATCATCTGCCTCCTGGAAGAGAATGAGCAGGATCGGAGCGGCAACCGCTTTGCCCCGTATACGCCCCTTTATCTGAAAGTCGCCCGTGAACAGGGAGTGGCTGCGTCCTGGCATCGCCATCCCATTCATGACCAAGGCGTTCCAACAAAAAAGCAGATGACGGCGATTCTTGATCGCATCGATGAGAGTCTCGGCAGAGAGCTTCCCGTTTTTGTCCACTGCTGGGGAGGCAAGGGGCGAACAGGCATGGTGGTCGGTTGCTGGCTGGCGCGCCATGGAGTTGCCGAGGGCGTCGATTTGCTCAAGAGCGTCCAGTATCTCCGGCGGCATGACCCCAAAGGATATGATCCCTCGCCGGATACCGCCGAGCAACGGCGTTTTGTCCTGGAGTGGGGACGCTGGGAATGAAGCCGCGAAAATCAATGGAGGGCAATGTGAGTCCGATCATCGCGGAGCGCCTGCGGGGACTGGTTTACGGCCAGGCCATAGGTGATGCCTTGGGGGTGGGTGGGGAGTTTCACTCCGATTACGACATGCACCGTCTGTATCCGGAAGGCCTCAGCGAGTATGATCAGATCCGGCGCTCGTCCCATGCCGCCGTCTGGAAACCCGGGGAATGGACCGATGATACGGAGCAGTTCCTTGCCATTCTGGAAAGCCTTCTCGATTCAGGAACTGCTGACGCTGAAGTCGACCTGAACGATATGGCGCATCGGTTGCGCCGATGGTTGACCACGGACGGCCGTGGGATCGGTACTCTGACGTTCAAGGTGCTGACTCATGGCCGGTTTCTGGAGGCCCCCTCCGATGTGGCGCGTCAGATATGGGAGCAGGACGGTCGCTGCTCCGCTCCCAACGGCGCCGTCATGCGCACTGCGATCCTGGCGATACTTCCATGGGAGCATGACCTGCAGGCCTCGGCGCGCGCCGTGCGGGCTGTTTGCGAACTGACGCACGCAGACCCCCGCTGTGCCTGGTCATGCTTGGTGACCTCCTTCGTCGCGGCCTGCCTCGTGCGCGGGGATGATGACATCCCCGGCGCCTGTGAGCGGGCCCTGGTCTGCGGCAGGGCGCTCATGCTGGATGAAGCAGCCGAGGAGGAAACCAGGTTCTGGATAGAGAGGGCGTTGGGCGGGGAGCGCGGGAAGGGGCGGGCCGTGAAATTCATCGGCCGAGACCCTGAGCAGGGATGCAGTTTGAAGACACTGTACACCACCGGGCGAGGGCTGGACTCACTATCGATCGGGCAGGGGCCTGGCCAGGGATACACCATGCGCACCATGGCCGCCGGGCTCTGGGCGGTTTGGCATGCCGGGGGATTTGCCGATGGCCTGCTGCCGGTCATCAACAGAGGCGGCGACGCCGACACCAACGGCGCGGTGGCAGGCGCCCTGCTCGGTGCGCGATTCGGATTGGGCTGCTTGCCTCGGCGTTGGGTCAGTGGGCTGGTCAACCGGAACCGGCTTGATGCCGCGTTGCGGCGCATGCAACCGGCCCTGGGGATTGAACGGTGACGGCGGCTCCCTTGCGCTATTTCGCATACGGCTCGAACCTGAACGCTGGCGGCCTGCTCCGCTGGTGCAGGTCGACGAACCGCCCAAACGCCTTGCCTCGTCGTGGGACGCCCGCATTCCTCCCGAATACTGCAGTAGTCTTTCCCCAATATTCGATATTCCGGGGCGGAGGTGTCCTCGGCTGGCGCAAGCGGGTTGGGTATGCGCTTCCGGGGGCATTATTCGAAATCACGGAATCCGGCTTGGCCACGCTCGATCTCAAGGAAGGCACCCCGGAAGTCTACAGGTGGAAGATCACCGGGGTGCTCTTGCCTGAAGGCTCTTCGGCGCGGGCTGTCGTGTACAATCTCCCGAGCACTCGACCGAGTGTCCCTGTACCGCCCGCTTTCGGCTATCTCGGGATCGTTGTCGCCGGTTTGAAGGGCTATGGTCATTCCGTGATCCGGCTCTTGGCGGCCGCGCAGGGGACCGACGATGCCCAGAATGTGCCGCTGTTCTGCTCCGGCACACTCATGCTCGGTGAGGCTTTGCATGGCGTGATGTGTTCGCTTGGCGCGTGGTTTCTTGGGGATGCCGAGGCGCATGGACTTCTTGCCGGCTTGGGCGATTTTCCAGGGTTCCAGCCAGGCGGTGGGCAGATTATCCGTGGTCAATTGTTTGAGTTTTCAGGCCCCGGCGCCGCGTTATACCTGCTGGATCGATTGGAGGGCTTTCATGACTTTGGTGTACCTCAATCGCTTTGCTGGCGAGGGCTGCTCTGCGCGCAGGCCTGCGGTGGGAACTGTATGGCCTGGGCTTACATCATCGTTCAGGGGGAAGGTCCTGTTATCGAGTCCGGCGATTGGAGAAATCGCAAGAAGAGTGATCGTGCCGGAGGTAAAAGGTGACAAGCCTATGCTGAAAATTCGTGACATGCTTATTTGAATTGTTTATTTAAAAACAAATAAAAACAATGCAATGAGTGCTCACATGCCGGAAGGGGCAAACAGCCGGAGGCCGTGATATGGTTGAGTCGGACTATTTAGGCGAAGATGCTGAAACACTGGGCAAATTGTCCAAACTGCCCATCTTCAACCTTCTGGACGGACCAAGGGTGTCCAAGGTCGTGGGCTTCTGCAAAATCCGTCGGTATGATCAAGGGGAAACCCTGATTCTGGAAGGGGACACCGACCGTGCGTTGTTCATTCTCCTTTCCGGGTCTGTCCGTGTCTTGAAGAAGAAAAAGAAGATCTGCGACCTGCAGCGGTTTGGCGATGTCTTCGGCGAGGTGAATCTGGTGGATGGGCACGGCAGGAGCGCGACTGTGCGGGCCAATAGCGCTGTGCTCTGCCTGGTTGTGGACGCCGCGCGTCTGGAAACCCTTTCCTCGGATGACGTCGTCTTTTTTCATGCCCTGATGTACCGCGCTCTCGCGGAGATATTGTCCAGGAAACTCCGAGAAACCAGCGATGACGTCGCCTCTTTGAAGGCAAACCACTTTTTTTGTTGAGCGTCTGCCCTCGGGAAAGGCTCCCTTGTGTTCAGCGTAAGATCGTTCCACCATATGGAATGATGCTCAGATATTCTCCCTGAAAAACATGGAGAATGTCAGTGAGATATCCTACCTCTTTCCTCGCGTCGTTCATTGCGATCAATGCTTCCGAGGACACCCTCTATTTGCGCAAGAAGTGCGCGGAATGGTTGGTTCGGTGCCTGGAGCGCCAAGAACTGATGGTTTCTGGTCTCGTTGACCTGCTGGCTTGGACTCTGGGGCGTCCCCTGGAGGATCTCGCGGGAAGTGTGGTCGATTGGCTTGCAAGCGGTGCGGGTAAAGCCTTCAGCCCGAGGAAGCGCGAATCGATCCAAGAGGCACTGGCTGAGGCTGGTGAAAATCCAGGGTTCTTGAACGAGGCGCTGGGCAGTGCGGTGGAGATGGCGCCGCGGAGCCTGCTGCGGGTTCTCGCCATGCATTCGCGCTGCATCCTGTGCGAGTATATCGAGGAGGGCCGGTACCGGGGTGGGAGCGGCATAGAGCGCTGCGCGGACCAGCTCAAGAAGCTGCTCGGCCTGTCCGAGCATGAAGTCGAACTCTGCCTCCTGCTCTACTGCAAGGAAACCATTGACTACTGTGAGCGCTACTTCGAGGACGGCATCGGCGTAACCCGACCGCTCGGACGTGACACGCTGTCTCAGGCCCTGGGCATCAACGTGGCCGCGCTGCGCCGTATTCTGTCCGGCAAGCTGGTGAAATTGGGCATCTTGGATACCAAGAGCTACTTCAGTCTGAGTTCCAGCTATGTCGCATTTTTTGAAAGCGGCGACGTGGAGGAGCTGACCCGGGGTTTGTTCATGATCCAGAGGGGGAGCGCTCTGCCGATGTCCAGCTACTCCTTGGATCCGGCGGAGGTGGAGCACGTCTACGCCTTGCTCGACAGCCATGGGGCAACTCCCACGCACATCCTCCTCTATGGGACGCCCGGAACCGGGAAAAGCAGCTTCGTCAGATCCCTGGCCAAGAAGCTGAAGCTGCGGGCCTACAGCGTGGCTTTGCCAGAGGACAGCGACCAAGATACCCGCCGGGCCGGCATCGAGGCGTGCCTGAACATCACCGCAAACGGGACCACGGGGCTTGTCGTGGTGGACGAGGCCGATAACCTTCTCAATACCGAGATGTCCTTTCTTCGGATGGGGCAGAGCCTGGACAAAGGGTGGCTCAATGAACTCCTTGAACGGCCGGGAGTGCGCATGGTGTGGATCACCAACAGCATCGGCGGGATCGAACCGTCCGTTCGGAGACGCTTCGCCTACAGCGTTCAATTCCAGACGTTGGGCGTCAAACAGAGGGTCCGGGTCTGGAAGAACGTGCTTAAGAAAAATAGAGCTTACGATCTCCTTGATCAGGATCAAATCGGGGATTTCGCCAAGAGATTCAACCTGACCGCCGGGTATGTCGATTTGGCCGTGAAGAAGGCGCTTGAATCCAGGGGGCGGCGGGCGGACCCGTTTCGAAAGTCGGTGGAAATGGCCCTGAAGGCCGGGCTTGCGTTGGCCAATGACGGTGAACCGGCAGCCGCCGAGCGCGCTTTGGACCGCAACTATTCATTGGAAGGGATCAGCCTGCGGTGCGATCTCGACGGCCTCCTGACCAGATTGGAGCGGTTTGACCGCTGTCTGCGGGATCAATGGTCGCCGCAAGCGAACATGAACCTGCTGTTCTACGGCCCTCCTGGAACCGGAAAGACCGAATTGGCCAAGTATGTCGCACAGCGGCTAGAGCGGGAGCTGGTCGCGAAGCGCACCAGCGAACTCCTGGGGCCCTATGTCGGCATGACGGAACAACTCATCGCGGAGGCCTTCCGGTCTGCGGAGAAGGAGGGGGCCGTGCTCCTGATCGACGAAGCGGACAGCTTCATTTTCGACCGGGGGCAGGCCGTTCGTTCCTGGGAGGTGACTGCGGTCAACGAGTTCTTGACCCAAATGGAAAGTTTTCGCGGGCTTCTCATCTGCACCACCAACAGGATGGAGCAGCTTGACTCCGCTTCCATTCGACGTTTCAACCACAAGATCGGTTTCGATTACCTGACTGGTGACGGCAACATCGTTTTTTATCGACGCATGCTGGCTCCTCTTGCGTACGGCGCGGCGGAAAAGGATGCGTTGAACCCGCTTCGCCACTGCACCAACCTGACCCCAGGTGATTTCACGATTGTGCGCGATAGGTTTTCGTTTTATTCCAAAAAAGAAGTGAAGCATCAAACCCTTGTCGAGGCCTTGCTGGAGGAATCCAATATCAAGGAAAGCCGAAATGGAGCGAACCGTATCGGCTTCAACCGTCCACCGCGAAAGTGAGGAAAAGAAATGCCTGCCAAGCAGGATCCGTATGCCAGTCCGGCGCAGAAAGCCGTCAGCCTTTACAGCTTGCTGCTTTTCACCGGCAAGCGCTACTTTTTGTCAGAGCTGGCCGCTGAATTGGAGTGCTCCAAACAGACGGTTCTCCGCATGATGGAACAGTTGGAGAGAGGCATGGGAATTTCCCTTGAGACCGGGAAAGAGGGAAACCGGCGATGGTTCAAGGTGAAGACGCCCAGAAAAAAGCCGCAAGTCGCGTTGGAACCGGATGACATCAGCAAACTTCTGCTCTGCAGGGACTTGGTCCGCCATCTGCTTCCCAAACCGATTCTTAATAAGTTGGACGAAGTCGTGGCCAAGGCCACGGTTTTGTTGCCGGACATGGAAGATCGGTCGGCAGCACTTGATTGCGTCGCCGGGATCATGGTCAAGGGAGGGATCGACTACACGCCCTTTGAGGCGAGCATTGAGACGCTTCTGGCCGCCATTTCGAGGAAGGAGGTCTGCGAGGTCCGCTATAAGAGTTTCACCGCCGATGCCGCGAAGCTTCATTATTTCGCTCCAATGCGGCTCACGGCCTATCGCGAGGCCCTTTATGCGGAGGGGTGGTCCGTTGACCCCCGCGGCAAGCCCAGGCAGAAACATCGGATGGTTCTTGCCGTGCATCGCATTGATGGCGTGGAACAGACCAGGTTGATGCATGATTTTGAGACATGGTCTGCGCCGAGATATTTTGGTTTTCCTGAATGTGAGCCATACCGGGTCAAGGTCGCCTTGTCCAAGTCCGCGGCGCGCTATGTCCGCGAAAGAAAGTGGAGTGATGACCAAGTGTTTGTTGAGAACGCGGACGGCAGCGCCGTGCTGGAGTTTATCGCGCAAAGCAAAAGCGAGGTTGTCTCGTGGGTTTTGTCATTTGGGGGAGAGTTGGAGTTGGTTGATCCTTGCGGATTGCGTGACGAAGTGATTGATGAGTGCAAACGGCTTGTGGAATTGTATAAAATATAAATAGCTGGATGTACGCTGTGCCTAGAGGAATATCGAATGAAGAAGTTGCTGATAAAATTATTCGTGGTATCGTGAAAGCTCAAAATAAATATAAAAAATGGTCAAGCAATGAACTTTGGCTTGGTTATGCTCCTGAATATTTAATGACATGCTGTATTGCTGAATCATTGGCATCTGATAAAAATTGCTTTGTTGAATTGGAGACGCCTGTTGGTAATATTATTAAAAAGCTTGATGTTAAAAAAAATAAACCTATGGAAAGAAAAAACGGCAGGGTTGATATTTCATTATATTATCAAAGCTCTAAATTAAAAAGCGTTATTGAAGTTAAATCGCCTGTTTACTGCTATAATACTATTAAAAAAGATATAAAACGTCTTTGTAGTATTAAAGAAATAGGGCATGAAATAGGGCATAATGTGACAAATTATATGGCGTGCTTTATGTGGTCAGAAGGTAATGGTGAAAAATTAGAATCTAAAATGGAAGCAAAATGTAATAGAATAAAAGATAAAATAGTTGAAGATACAGGAATAAAAATTATTAATCCAATAGTAAAGATTAAAACTGAAGAAAATGCAGGGTTGAATGATAATAACGCTGCCTGTTGGGCAGCTGTCGTATTTGTTATCTGAATTTTATGCTGTTTAGATTGATAGTGAATTGGCCTCGTTTTGACGGTCGCAGTGTCAGTCATAGGGAGAGGTGGAGTTCCCTGGAGTAGCCACAGTTTGGATCGGGCACAGTATAACTCAAGCGTATATCTAGAAGCGTTGCGCCATCAGCGCCAAGGCGCTGGAAAAAGCGCCGGGGCGCAGGGTCGTTCTCTCACGCGGCAGCCTTACGCAAAGTTTCAAAAGGTCGCGCGTTGTCCCGACAAGTGATGACGCTTGGGTCTGGTCTCAGGAGCTGATATTTGAAGGAAGCAGACGGGCTCGCTCAGGCGGAATATTACGCTCCCTGCGCTCGTTTTTCGATTCACACGAGTGGACACGCCTCGGAGCAATGCCTTTTCGACTTTGCCAGAGGGGTATAGGCGCGCCACGTCCTCCCGTTCCATGGCGAAAATGGGACCTCCCCTCTGATGACACCAAGCAGATTGTACGACTGCGCGATGGCGAAACATTCTCCATTTGCAACCACTGAAGCAAGGAGTTCACATGGCAGATTTGCGTGAGTTCAAACGCGGGCTTGATGAGGAAGCGTTGAGCGAGGTGGACAAAT
Protein-coding sequences here:
- a CDS encoding gamma-glutamylcyclotransferase, with product MTAAPLRYFAYGSNLNAGGLLRWCRSTNRPNALPRRGTPAFLPNTAVVFPQYSIFRGGGVLGWRKRVGYALPGALFEITESGLATLDLKEGTPEVYRWKITGVLLPEGSSARAVVYNLPSTRPSVPVPPAFGYLGIVVAGLKGYGHSVIRLLAAAQGTDDAQNVPLFCSGTLMLGEALHGVMCSLGAWFLGDAEAHGLLAGLGDFPGFQPGGGQIIRGQLFEFSGPGAALYLLDRLEGFHDFGVPQSLCWRGLLCAQACGGNCMAWAYIIVQGEGPVIESGDWRNRKKSDRAGGKR
- a CDS encoding ADP-ribosylglycohydrolase family protein — encoded protein: MSPIIAERLRGLVYGQAIGDALGVGGEFHSDYDMHRLYPEGLSEYDQIRRSSHAAVWKPGEWTDDTEQFLAILESLLDSGTADAEVDLNDMAHRLRRWLTTDGRGIGTLTFKVLTHGRFLEAPSDVARQIWEQDGRCSAPNGAVMRTAILAILPWEHDLQASARAVRAVCELTHADPRCAWSCLVTSFVAACLVRGDDDIPGACERALVCGRALMLDEAAEEETRFWIERALGGERGKGRAVKFIGRDPEQGCSLKTLYTTGRGLDSLSIGQGPGQGYTMRTMAAGLWAVWHAGGFADGLLPVINRGGDADTNGAVAGALLGARFGLGCLPRRWVSGLVNRNRLDAALRRMQPALGIER
- a CDS encoding protein-tyrosine phosphatase family protein; the protein is MRNTLHGVETLPYPRSYWVVPGKFLAGCYPGSLDPAEAELKIARLVACGISSIICLLEENEQDRSGNRFAPYTPLYLKVAREQGVAASWHRHPIHDQGVPTKKQMTAILDRIDESLGRELPVFVHCWGGKGRTGMVVGCWLARHGVAEGVDLLKSVQYLRRHDPKGYDPSPDTAEQRRFVLEWGRWE
- a CDS encoding cyclic nucleotide-binding domain-containing protein — translated: MVESDYLGEDAETLGKLSKLPIFNLLDGPRVSKVVGFCKIRRYDQGETLILEGDTDRALFILLSGSVRVLKKKKKICDLQRFGDVFGEVNLVDGHGRSATVRANSAVLCLVVDAARLETLSSDDVVFFHALMYRALAEILSRKLRETSDDVASLKANHFFC
- a CDS encoding ATP-binding protein — protein: MRYPTSFLASFIAINASEDTLYLRKKCAEWLVRCLERQELMVSGLVDLLAWTLGRPLEDLAGSVVDWLASGAGKAFSPRKRESIQEALAEAGENPGFLNEALGSAVEMAPRSLLRVLAMHSRCILCEYIEEGRYRGGSGIERCADQLKKLLGLSEHEVELCLLLYCKETIDYCERYFEDGIGVTRPLGRDTLSQALGINVAALRRILSGKLVKLGILDTKSYFSLSSSYVAFFESGDVEELTRGLFMIQRGSALPMSSYSLDPAEVEHVYALLDSHGATPTHILLYGTPGTGKSSFVRSLAKKLKLRAYSVALPEDSDQDTRRAGIEACLNITANGTTGLVVVDEADNLLNTEMSFLRMGQSLDKGWLNELLERPGVRMVWITNSIGGIEPSVRRRFAYSVQFQTLGVKQRVRVWKNVLKKNRAYDLLDQDQIGDFAKRFNLTAGYVDLAVKKALESRGRRADPFRKSVEMALKAGLALANDGEPAAAERALDRNYSLEGISLRCDLDGLLTRLERFDRCLRDQWSPQANMNLLFYGPPGTGKTELAKYVAQRLERELVAKRTSELLGPYVGMTEQLIAEAFRSAEKEGAVLLIDEADSFIFDRGQAVRSWEVTAVNEFLTQMESFRGLLICTTNRMEQLDSASIRRFNHKIGFDYLTGDGNIVFYRRMLAPLAYGAAEKDALNPLRHCTNLTPGDFTIVRDRFSFYSKKEVKHQTLVEALLEESNIKESRNGANRIGFNRPPRK
- a CDS encoding YafY family protein codes for the protein MPAKQDPYASPAQKAVSLYSLLLFTGKRYFLSELAAELECSKQTVLRMMEQLERGMGISLETGKEGNRRWFKVKTPRKKPQVALEPDDISKLLLCRDLVRHLLPKPILNKLDEVVAKATVLLPDMEDRSAALDCVAGIMVKGGIDYTPFEASIETLLAAISRKEVCEVRYKSFTADAAKLHYFAPMRLTAYREALYAEGWSVDPRGKPRQKHRMVLAVHRIDGVEQTRLMHDFETWSAPRYFGFPECEPYRVKVALSKSAARYVRERKWSDDQVFVENADGSAVLEFIAQSKSEVVSWVLSFGGELELVDPCGLRDEVIDECKRLVELYKI